The Malus sylvestris chromosome 12, drMalSylv7.2, whole genome shotgun sequence genome contains a region encoding:
- the LOC126592523 gene encoding protein TRM32-like isoform X2 gives MGKNLRDKNLNNPSGNEHSSGCVWGLLHIMKYHHWHYVKKRQVHKRRRGNRHTVGVGILGSCTANACMPEDTDAKIDESTGKGKTMQSIPAGIHSVKARIKARISGEISKKKGRHNRSSSCPVRSQLKQHHFEAPPNLHPIAEMVLNEKSPRIVHHGNEKSCATSNLASPPMTSYEGPISDNNDCCGDSCPPITRDRTVHDQVNKNQKDHTFTEEKLDNDIMQNMFKKKLINVKELDADASLHHPKEYLEALDIINVNKELLVKILHDPGSPLAAHFNNQQAVSAKMGLTRSDSFPVKPRHKHELTGSPLKEESKSKNISKTKKLVGSSSLKYAGERSIPSISEHTADGILEVNQTIADSSSSAENLRSRGENQVSIKRFKDIRQKIKHVIKESKQERRMIAMDAILHKVPHGQKLAKEMEKEIINHSKDLAMNREGKDSSASSFDSDYSISTFKKKQQRHMRRASSLNASLDKYCEFYESSCNREAKCHTTSERLKLRNEGVGSPLRSVPKTLGRIFSLPEMKSYNYQSEESSDVFSSEYHMQLDAPVESEIKKLADVGELKAASGNKMASTSVADSEKSAPVYSIVDDIENLKEPFPISVPEFNVSLSEGEETEIKPRDEQENLAKPGHDFVIGTPKAVHIDTEKIESPRKHLRYDMTHLRVDDRDMAEFNYVRNVLKQSGFNGNESLGTWHSDDQPVDRLMYGDAEGCLVHGLDCSGNEEGRKCDHYLLFDIINEVLMEIYGRSYNYCPMALSSLCHIPLMPAGNHVLKEVWTLVSWYLSLRPEVDQSLDYVASRDLAKNDGWMNLQFDSECIGIELEDLIFDEILEEVLCV, from the exons ATGGGAAAGAATTTGAGAGACAAAAACCTTAACAATCCATCAGGGAATGAGCATTCATCAGGGTGCGTTTGGGGATTACTTCACATCATGAAGTATCACCACTGGCATTATGTCAAGAAAAGACAAGTGCACAAGAGGCGCCGCGGTAATAGACACACTGTCG GAGTTGGGATTCTGGGAAGCTGTACTGCAAATGCCTGTATGCCAGAAGACACTGATGCTAAGATTGATGAATCTACT GGTAAAGGAAAGACGATGCAGTCCATTCCAGCAGGCATACATTCTGTCAAGGCCCGAATAAAAGCACGGATTTCTGGAGAAATATCAAAGAAGAAGGGTAGGCATAACCGGAGTTCAAGCTGCCCTGTACGATCACAATTGAAACAGCATCATTTCGAAGCACCACCTAACCTGCACCCGATTGCTGAAATGGTATTGAATGAGAAAAGTCCTAGAATTGTTCACCACGGCAATGAAAAATCTTGTGCTACAAGCAATCTGGCATCACCGCCCATGACATCATATGAAGGACCAATTAGTGACAACAATGATTGCTGTGGAGATAGTTGCCCACCAATCACTAGAGATCGTACTGTGCATGACCAGGTTAACAAGAATCAAAAGGATCACACATTTACTGAAGAAAAGCTGGATAATGACATAATGCAAAATATGTTCAAGAAGAAGTTGATAAACGTAAAAGAACTCGATGCAGATGCTTCCTTGCACCATCCGAAGGAGTATTTGGAGGCTTTGGATATAATCAATGTGAACAAGGAGTTATTAGTAAAGATTCTACATGACCCCGGCTCTCCTTTGGCTGCGCACTTCAATAATCAGCAAGCCGTCAGTGCAAAAATGGGTTTAACTAGGTCAGACTCATTCCCCGTCAAGCCCAGGCACAAGCATGAGTTGACAGGGTCTCctttaaaagaagaaagcaagTCGAAAAACATCAGTAAAACAAAGAAGTTAGTAGGGTCGTCTTCTTTGAAATATGCTGGTGAACGCTCAATTCCATCGATCAGTGAGCACACTGCAGATGGGATTCTAGAGGTAAACCAAACAATTGCTGATAGTTCTAGTTCTGCCGAAAATTTGAGGAGCCGAGGTGAGAATCAAGTGTCAATTAAGCGGTTCAAGGATATTAGACAGAAAATAAAGCATGTAATCAAGGAGAGCAAACAAGAGAGACGTATGATTGCCATGGATGCCATCCTCCACAAGGTTCCTCATGGCCAAAAGCTTGCTAAAGAAATGGAGAAAGAGATCATTAACCATTCGAAGGACCTTGCAATGAATAGAGAAGGTAAAGACAGTTCAGCAAGCAGTTTTGATAGCGATTATTCGATTTCTACCTTCAAGAAAAAGCAACAGCGCCACATGAGAAGAGCATCATCACTCAATGCATCGCTAGATAAGTACTGTGAGTTTTACGAGTCTAGTTGCAACAGAGAAGCCAAATGCCATACAACATCCGAGAGATTGAAGTTGAGAAATGAAGGGGTAGGCTCGCCTTTACGCTCTGTCCCAAAAACGTTGGGGAGGATTTTTTCCTTGCCTGAAATGAAATCATATAACTATCAGAGTGAGGAATCTTCTGATGTGTTCTCTTCAGAATATCATATGCAGCTCGATGCGCCAGTAgaaagtgagattaaaaaattggCTGATGTTGGTGAATTGAAGGCAGCTTCCGGGAATAAGATGGCATCAACATCAGTTGCAGACAGTGAGAAAAGTGCTCCGGTGTATTCAATTGTTGACGATATTGAAAACTTGAAAGAACCGTTTCCTATCTCTGTGCCCGAGTTCAACGTTTCCCTCTCCGAAG GAGAAGAAACGGAAATAAAACCTAGAGATGAACAAGAAAACTTGGCCAAGCCAGGGCATGATTTTGTTATTGGTACGCCTAAGGCGGTTCACATAGATACAGAGAAGATTGAAAGTCCAAGGAAGCACTTGAGGTACGACATGACTCATCTCCGTGTTGATGACAGAGACATGGCTGAATTCAATTACGTACGAAATGTGTTGAAGCAATCTGGATTCAATGGGAATGAGTCCCTTGGGACATGGCATTCGGATGACCAGCCAGTTGATCGTTTGATGTATGGAGACGCGGAGGGCTGCTTGGTGCATGGTCTTGATTGTTCAGGAAATGAAGAAGGCAGGAAATGCGATCACTATCTTTTGTTTGATATAATCAATGAGGTGCTGATGGAGATATATGGTAGGTCATACAACTACTGTCCGATGGCGTTGTCTTCGCTATGTCACATTCCTCTAATGCCGGCAGGGAACCATGTTCTAAAGGAAGTTTGGACCCTTGTGAGTTGGTACTTGAGCTTGAGACCTGAGGTTGATCAATCACTGGATTATGTTGCGAGCAGGGATCTTGCGAAGAACGACGGATGGATGAACCTCCAGTTTGATTCTGAGTGCATAGGGATTGAGCTGGAGGACTtaatttttgatgaaattttagaGGAAGTTCTCTGTGTTTGA
- the LOC126592523 gene encoding protein TRM32-like isoform X1, producing the protein MGKNLRDKNLNNPSGNEHSSGCVWGLLHIMKYHHWHYVKKRQVHKRRRGNRHTVGVGILGSCTANACMPEDTDAKIDESTGKGKTMQSIPAGIHSVKARIKARISGEISKKKGRHNRSSSCPVRSQLKQHHFEAPPNLHPIAEMVLNEKSPRIVHHGNEKSCATSNLASPPMTSYEGPISDNNDCCGDSCPPITRDRTVHDQVNKNQKDHTFTEEKLDNDIMQNMFKKKLINVKELDADASLHHPKEYLEALDIINVNKELLVKILHDPGSPLAAHFNNQQAVSAKMGLTRSDSFPVKPRHKHELTGSPLKEESKSKNISKTKKLVGSSSLKYAGERSIPSISEHTADGILEVNQTIADSSSSAENLRSRGENQVSIKRFKDIRQKIKHVIKESKQERRMIAMDAILHKVPHGQKLAKEMEKEIINHSKDLAMNREGKDSSASSFDSDYSISTFKKKQQRHMRRASSLNASLDKYCEFYESSCNREAKCHTTSERLKLRNEGVGSPLRSVPKTLGRIFSLPEMKSYNYQSEESSDVFSSEYHMQLDAPVESEIKKLADVGELKAASGNKMASTSVADSEKSAPVYSIVDDIENLKEPFPISVPEFNVSLSEDIGFIGEETEIKPRDEQENLAKPGHDFVIGTPKAVHIDTEKIESPRKHLRYDMTHLRVDDRDMAEFNYVRNVLKQSGFNGNESLGTWHSDDQPVDRLMYGDAEGCLVHGLDCSGNEEGRKCDHYLLFDIINEVLMEIYGRSYNYCPMALSSLCHIPLMPAGNHVLKEVWTLVSWYLSLRPEVDQSLDYVASRDLAKNDGWMNLQFDSECIGIELEDLIFDEILEEVLCV; encoded by the exons ATGGGAAAGAATTTGAGAGACAAAAACCTTAACAATCCATCAGGGAATGAGCATTCATCAGGGTGCGTTTGGGGATTACTTCACATCATGAAGTATCACCACTGGCATTATGTCAAGAAAAGACAAGTGCACAAGAGGCGCCGCGGTAATAGACACACTGTCG GAGTTGGGATTCTGGGAAGCTGTACTGCAAATGCCTGTATGCCAGAAGACACTGATGCTAAGATTGATGAATCTACT GGTAAAGGAAAGACGATGCAGTCCATTCCAGCAGGCATACATTCTGTCAAGGCCCGAATAAAAGCACGGATTTCTGGAGAAATATCAAAGAAGAAGGGTAGGCATAACCGGAGTTCAAGCTGCCCTGTACGATCACAATTGAAACAGCATCATTTCGAAGCACCACCTAACCTGCACCCGATTGCTGAAATGGTATTGAATGAGAAAAGTCCTAGAATTGTTCACCACGGCAATGAAAAATCTTGTGCTACAAGCAATCTGGCATCACCGCCCATGACATCATATGAAGGACCAATTAGTGACAACAATGATTGCTGTGGAGATAGTTGCCCACCAATCACTAGAGATCGTACTGTGCATGACCAGGTTAACAAGAATCAAAAGGATCACACATTTACTGAAGAAAAGCTGGATAATGACATAATGCAAAATATGTTCAAGAAGAAGTTGATAAACGTAAAAGAACTCGATGCAGATGCTTCCTTGCACCATCCGAAGGAGTATTTGGAGGCTTTGGATATAATCAATGTGAACAAGGAGTTATTAGTAAAGATTCTACATGACCCCGGCTCTCCTTTGGCTGCGCACTTCAATAATCAGCAAGCCGTCAGTGCAAAAATGGGTTTAACTAGGTCAGACTCATTCCCCGTCAAGCCCAGGCACAAGCATGAGTTGACAGGGTCTCctttaaaagaagaaagcaagTCGAAAAACATCAGTAAAACAAAGAAGTTAGTAGGGTCGTCTTCTTTGAAATATGCTGGTGAACGCTCAATTCCATCGATCAGTGAGCACACTGCAGATGGGATTCTAGAGGTAAACCAAACAATTGCTGATAGTTCTAGTTCTGCCGAAAATTTGAGGAGCCGAGGTGAGAATCAAGTGTCAATTAAGCGGTTCAAGGATATTAGACAGAAAATAAAGCATGTAATCAAGGAGAGCAAACAAGAGAGACGTATGATTGCCATGGATGCCATCCTCCACAAGGTTCCTCATGGCCAAAAGCTTGCTAAAGAAATGGAGAAAGAGATCATTAACCATTCGAAGGACCTTGCAATGAATAGAGAAGGTAAAGACAGTTCAGCAAGCAGTTTTGATAGCGATTATTCGATTTCTACCTTCAAGAAAAAGCAACAGCGCCACATGAGAAGAGCATCATCACTCAATGCATCGCTAGATAAGTACTGTGAGTTTTACGAGTCTAGTTGCAACAGAGAAGCCAAATGCCATACAACATCCGAGAGATTGAAGTTGAGAAATGAAGGGGTAGGCTCGCCTTTACGCTCTGTCCCAAAAACGTTGGGGAGGATTTTTTCCTTGCCTGAAATGAAATCATATAACTATCAGAGTGAGGAATCTTCTGATGTGTTCTCTTCAGAATATCATATGCAGCTCGATGCGCCAGTAgaaagtgagattaaaaaattggCTGATGTTGGTGAATTGAAGGCAGCTTCCGGGAATAAGATGGCATCAACATCAGTTGCAGACAGTGAGAAAAGTGCTCCGGTGTATTCAATTGTTGACGATATTGAAAACTTGAAAGAACCGTTTCCTATCTCTGTGCCCGAGTTCAACGTTTCCCTCTCCGAAG ATATCGGTTTTATAGGAGAAGAAACGGAAATAAAACCTAGAGATGAACAAGAAAACTTGGCCAAGCCAGGGCATGATTTTGTTATTGGTACGCCTAAGGCGGTTCACATAGATACAGAGAAGATTGAAAGTCCAAGGAAGCACTTGAGGTACGACATGACTCATCTCCGTGTTGATGACAGAGACATGGCTGAATTCAATTACGTACGAAATGTGTTGAAGCAATCTGGATTCAATGGGAATGAGTCCCTTGGGACATGGCATTCGGATGACCAGCCAGTTGATCGTTTGATGTATGGAGACGCGGAGGGCTGCTTGGTGCATGGTCTTGATTGTTCAGGAAATGAAGAAGGCAGGAAATGCGATCACTATCTTTTGTTTGATATAATCAATGAGGTGCTGATGGAGATATATGGTAGGTCATACAACTACTGTCCGATGGCGTTGTCTTCGCTATGTCACATTCCTCTAATGCCGGCAGGGAACCATGTTCTAAAGGAAGTTTGGACCCTTGTGAGTTGGTACTTGAGCTTGAGACCTGAGGTTGATCAATCACTGGATTATGTTGCGAGCAGGGATCTTGCGAAGAACGACGGATGGATGAACCTCCAGTTTGATTCTGAGTGCATAGGGATTGAGCTGGAGGACTtaatttttgatgaaattttagaGGAAGTTCTCTGTGTTTGA